The following proteins are encoded in a genomic region of Fusarium oxysporum f. sp. lycopersici 4287 chromosome 1, whole genome shotgun sequence:
- a CDS encoding GTP-binding protein RHO3, whose product MPALCGGSKTVQRKLVLLGDGACGKTSLLNVFTRGYFPTVYEPTVFENYVHDIFVDNVHIELSLWDTAGQEEFDRLRSLSYDDTDLIMLCYSVDSKDSLENVESKWVGEIADNCPGTKLVLVALKCDLREQGEEEENESGEPREKRPMINYDQGLEVARRINALRYLECSAMKNRGVNEAFTEAARVALSVKKDREEGGCTVM is encoded by the exons ATGCCTGCTCTTTGTGGAGGATCCAAGACTGTGCAGCGAaagctggtgttgct GGGTGATGGTGCTTGTGGAAAAACATCGTTGTTAAACGTCTTTACGAGAGG CTACTTCCCTACTGTCTACGAACCCACCGTCTTTGAGAACTACGTCCACG ATATCTTTGTCGATAATGTCCACATCGAGCTATCCCTCTGGGACACAGCAGGCCAGGAAGAATTCGACCGATTACGCTCGCTATCCTACG ACGACACAGATCTCATCATGCTCTGCTACTCCGTCGACAGCAAAGACTCGCTCGAAAACGTCGAATCCAAGTGGGTAGGCGAGATCGCCGACAACTGCCCCGGCACCAAACTCGTCCTCGTAGCGCTAAAGTGCGATCTCCGCGAGCaaggcgaggaggaggagaacgAATCAGGAGAACCCCGCGAGAAGCGCCCCATGATCAACTACGACCAGGGCCTCGAGGTGGCGCGCCGCATAAACGCCCTCCGATACCTCGAGTGCTCCGCCATGAAGAACAGAGGTGTCAACGAGGCTTTCACCGAGGCGGCGCGTGTTGCGCTGAGCGTCAAGAAGGATCGCGAGGAGGGCGGATGCACTGTTATGTGA
- a CDS encoding beta-glucosidase produces MDHSRENLLNGADRASFDTSDDSDAYSDIDATDYLNKNKNAQSDAAGKRRLRYLRSWRAKKCCFTVIGTLIVVWLVISAIGAFAWKKIKTPPVEGDSPPWYPSPKGGTSQNWAKSYDQAAELVSKMTLAEKVNITTGTGWSMGLAVGTTGAANNVGFPALALQDGPLGIRFADNATAWPAGITVGATFNKKLMYERGRAHGKEAKGKGVNVILGPAIGPLGRAPAGGRNWEGFGPDPYLQGVAGAATIKGIQDSGVMATIKHFIGNEQEHFRQAWEWGLPNAISSNIDDRTLHEIYGWPFQDAVKAGVASVMCSYNMVNNSYACQNSKLLNGILKDEMGFQGFVMSDWLAQRSGVASALAGLDMSMPGDGLKWADGESLWGPRLTQAVLNGSLPVDRLNDMALRIVASFYQLGQDKDENKGPNFSSWTYDKKGKLAPGSPSPQEEQVVNQYINVQEDHAELARQIAIEGTVLLKNDGVLPLSREGNLANQPEKRKEKIKIGIFGDDAGPGKGLNYCPDQGCNEGTLGSGWGSGAADFPFLVTPVEALRKNFKKDKVQVSEHLSNKIKDPKKVTEQDVCLVFANSDAGEGYLSWNSVRGDRNDLNLQKGGDALIMEVANLCGDGTGTTIVVIHAVGPVVMENWINHPRIKAVLTANLPGEESGNAIASILFGDESPSGKLPYTIGKALPDYGEGAQILYLPNGVIPQQDFKEGLYIDYRHFDKHSKDLRYEFGYGLSYTTFEFRDLKISVKEAVAGLPASRAPPASAKPPKLDDKIPDVKEGLWPKNIRKLKKWIYPYIDSPDDIKKGDYPYPDGYDIEQPPSPAGGEEGGNPDLWKTVVTASITVKNTGSVDGKAVPQLYLSYPATSKVDHPVRVLRGFEKVALKKGESKKVEFELTRRDLSYWDVEEQNWRVTDGEFTIAVGESSRNLKATGTFKSDGTPGNLIIEG; encoded by the coding sequence ATGGATCACAGTAGGGAGAATCTCCTCAATGGAGCCGACCGTGCATCCTTTGACACAAGCGACGATTCCGATGCTTACTCTGACATCGACGCAACTGATTATCTCAACAAGAATAAGAATGCCCAATCTGACGCTGCGGGTAAACGGCGTCTACGATATCTTAGAAGCTGGCGCGCAAAGAAATGCTGCTTCACCGTGATTGGCACTCTCATAGTTGTTTGGCTCGTCATATCAGCTATTGGAGCATTTGCCTGGAAAAAGATAAAGACACCACCCGTTGAGGGAGACTCACCACCATGGTACCCCAGTCCAAAAGGCGGTACTTCCCAGAATTGGGCAAAGAGTTATGATCAGGCTGCTGAGCTGGTTAGTAAAATGACCTTGGCTGAAAAAGTCAACATTACTACTGGAACAGGATGGAGTATGGGTTTAGCAGTCGGCACGACTGGCGCCGCCAACAACGTCGGATTCCCAGCGTTGGCATTGCAAGATGGACCTCTTGGAATACGATTCGCGGATAATGCAACTGCCTGGCCAGCTGGTATTACCGTTGGTGCCACGTTCAACAAAAAATTGATGTATGAGCGTGGACGAGCTCATGGGAAAGAAGCAAAGGGCAAAGGTGTCAATGTTATTCTTGGACCGGCCATCGGACCTCTGGGAAGAGCACCCGCTGGTGGGAGAAACTGGGAGGGCTTTGGTCCAGATCCTTATCTGCAGGGcgttgctggtgctgcgaCGATTAAGGGGATACAAGATTCCGGAGTCATGGCGACGATCAAGCACTTTATTGGAAATGAGCAGGAACATTTTCGGCAGGCGTGGGAATGGGGTCTTCCGAATGCTATCTCATCCAACATTGATGATCGCACGCTACATGAGATTTACGGATGGCCGTTCCAAGATGctgtcaaggctggtgttgCGAGTGTTATGTGCTCGTATAACATGGTCAACAACTCGTATGCCTGCCAGAACTCAAAGCTTTTGAACGGCATTCTCAAAGATGAGATGGGATTTCAGGGTTTCGTCATGTCGGATTGGTTGGCTCAGAGATCTGGTGTCGCGAGTGCTCTTGCTGGGTTGGATATGAGTATGCCGGGAGATGGACTCAAATGGGCTGATGGCGAATCACTCTGGGGCCCTCGACTCACGCAAGCTGTTCTGAACGGATCGCTGCCGGTGGACCGACTGAACGACATGGCGCTTCGAATTGTCGCATCTTTCTACCAGCTTGGTCAGGATAAGGATGAGAATAAGGGTCCGAACTTTTCATCGTGGACTTATGACAAGAAAGGGAAACTCGCGCCTGGAAGTCCCTCACCTCAAGAGGAGCAGGTAGTCAACCAGTACATAAACGTGCAGGAAGACCACGCTGAGTTGGCCCGTCAAATTGCCATTGAAGGTACAGTTCTGCTCAAGAATGACGGCGTGCTTCCCCTAAGCCGCGAGGGCAACTTGGCCAATCAACCCGAAAAGAGGAAggaaaagatcaagatcgGTATTTTCGGCGATGATGCTGGCCCTGGAAAGGGACTCAATTACTGCCCTGATCAAGGCTGCAATGAAGGTACCCTCGGATCAGGCTGGGGCAGCGGTGCAGCTGACTTCCCATTCCTCGTTACTCCCGTCGAGGCGCTGCGAAAGAATTTTAAGAAAGACAAAGTTCAAGTCAGCGAACATCTCTCCAATAAGATCAAAGACCCAAAGAAGGTTACAGAGCAGGACGTTTGCTTAGTCTTTGCCAACTCGGACGCAGGCGAGGGATATTTATCATGGAACAGCGTTCGAGGTGACCGCAACGATCTCAACTTGCAGAAAGGAGGCGATGCGCTGATCATGGAGGTCGCCAACCTTTGTGGCGATGGAACAGGCACGACTATCGTGGTTATTCATGCTGTTGGGCCTGTTGTCATGGAGAACTGGATCAACCACCCGAGGATCAAGGCTGTACTGACAGCTAATCTGCCTGGCGAGGAGAGTGGAAACGCTATTGCTAGCATTCTTTTCGGCGACGAGAGTCCCAGTGGAAAGCTCCCTTATACAATTGGCAAAGCTCTTCCTGATTACGGCGAAGGCGCTCAGATCCTGTATCTTCCAAACGGAGTTATTCCGCAGCAAGACTTCAAAGAGGGACTGTACATCGATTACCGACATTTCGACAAGCACAGCAAGGACCTTCGATATGAGTTTGGTTATGGCCTGTCATACACTACCTTTGAGTTCAGAGACTTGAAGATCTCAGTGAAGGAGGCAGTCGCAGGACTTCCGGCCTCACGTGCACCTCCTGCGAGCGCAAAGCCGCCCAAACTGGATGATAAGATCCCCGATGTCAAGGAAGGTCTATGGCCCAAGAACATTcgcaagctgaagaagtgGATTTATCCTTATATTGACTCTCCTGATGACATCAAGAAGGGCGACTATCCCTACCCCGATGGCTACGATATCGAGCAGCCGCCCTCACCGGCTGGAGGTGAAGAAGGTGGTAACCCCGATCTCTGGAAGACTGTCGTCACTGCCTCCATTACCGTTAAAAATACAGGCTCCGTGGATGGGAAGGCTGTTCCCCAACTTTACCTCTCATACCCCGCAACATCAAAGGTTGACCATCCTGTCCGCGTTCTCCGTGGTTTTGAGAAAGTTGCTCTGAAGAAGGGCGAGAGCAAGAAGGTTGAGTTTGAATTGACAAGGAGAGACTTGAGTTACTGGGATGTGGAGGAGCAGAATTGGAGGGTCACAGATGGAGAGTTTACGATTGCGGTGGGAGAGAGTTCGAGGAATTTGAAAGCGACGGGTACGTTCAAGTCTGATGGTACCCCAGGCAATTTGATCATAGAGGGTTAG